The Arachis ipaensis cultivar K30076 chromosome B05, Araip1.1, whole genome shotgun sequence nucleotide sequence TATAGTGAAAATTTATGGCTGATTAATTACTTCACAATGAGAGTCattaaaattaaatgataatttagtagttgagagtcgttaaaattcatttaaaatagtcttctaatacatttttttatttttaatattttatcacatcaatttaaataattaattgacatagcttatttactatttatttaattaatttttaaattattttaattttaattgaattattttttaattattttatttttacttcttaTATAACTCGTTATTATAacttaagattttttttatttttataatatttattatttgttagattactttataatttttatattctcttattttttatttttatatagaatattatataattttaatgtaaatgttattttctttcaatagatataaattgaataataaaatataatttattatttatttcattcTCACGCCTTATGTTTACTGTATAAATTAATATTCAGTTTACATctcttttatctctttttttttaatataatctcatttttcttgttcttttttccTTCATTCTTACTAATATTTTGCACAATTATTTGAAGAATTTGATTGATGACtagaattttttttactttattaaacatatatattaagtgataaattcttaaaatactatacttttacaattttttttaggttttttttattttttatctagttatattcattaattatatcattcatatatcaatttttttcaacaatttatattttttaaatattatttagttGTAATATTGTTAAAAATATAGTATTATCATAAGTcatgaaaagtaaaactagaaaatTGAATGTTCATTTCTTATATTCAAATTTGCATTTCatctaataattttatatttgtgcTATAGTATTTAATGTAATCTAAAAAAATTACTActtaaaagacaaaataaaaataataatataaaattaaataaataaatttaaattaaatatttttacaattttatttaaaatttaatttatctataaattttttaattttataattattaaattttaaattactttatatattttataaattgtaTGTCCATTATATTTTTTCGCACAACGCGCGCTTTAAATCTAGATATTATTTTATTCACAAGGCCAGAGCCAATTACAAGTTAATAATTATTACAGTATATATttagataaattttttaaaaattttgcattGAACATTTGTCGTtaagaaaattttattaaaaagttaaCATATAAGTctttattttagttagatttattGTTTCTATTTAAACAAAGAGAAAAGTATCGTTTTTATTTCTAAAGTTTGGGAtaagttctatttgtgtccctaacgtttaaatcatcctatttgtatccttaacgtttataaaagtgattcaatattatcatactatcaattatactaacaaatcagattatatttttcaattattcttacttgaatgtattcattctcaattaggtctcacttggatgtgctcgattttaatattatacccactatttgtgtttagattcaattatgtccctagaaaagtgaattatgtaaatgttgtaggaattagtttcaacatttgatgaactATTTTTTGGAGTAAATCACGATTCTATCCCAGAGATTTGTagtctaacttcaagaagagatttttaaaactcaaactaaagcgtttaTGATGTGTAATTAATGGCAGGATAATattaaatcacttttacaaacgttagagatacaaatagaacgatttaaacgttagagacaaaaaTAAGATTTacccaaacgttggagacaaaaacgatactttactctaagtCCTTAAAAGTGTGACGCAAGAacttatacattttatttttgaaaagttcaAAGACCTCAACTTAATAAATTTTGTTTGAAGACAAAAATGTTGGATGCAAAATTTCAAAGACCTATTTAAATATATActctaattattattatattatccaTGCTTAGAATGATGGCGGTGGGAAATGGGTGGGACAGGTAGAGACTCTCAATCAATAGTGGACCTGCAAGCAAAGCAGGACCAGTTATTAGTACGTACATGGTGATGCAGATGCTTTAATTTGCTCCAATTTCGTAATGTTAACGAAGCTATGCCGCGTGGTGGATTCTTAATATACTTATTACACACAAAATACTTCTTTTGGAATTTTTTTCTGAATTCTTAATTCCCACTCTTGTGGATAAGTTTAAGTTGTGTAGTGAGTAGGCGCATGCCATGTGATTGCAGCAGACTATGCTCTTGTGGTGATTTGTTCGATCATTCTTCTTGGAGCGTGTTAAATAAATATTCCAGTAATAATAAGACAGTTAACGTGAATATTTTTCTTGCGAGAACTTAATGCAATGCGCTCCATAAGAAATTGCGCTTCCACTCGTTTTGTTTTGTTACTTTTGATGGCAAAAGTTGTTCGTCGGTGTTCTCTTTCATGAACTCTGGTTTAATAAAAAAGCGCGGGGGATAGGTTACCTGCTTCTCATAAATCATACCATaccgtttatttatttatttgtcggTGGTGATTATGAGATGAATACTGTATGTACATTTTCCCTATAGTTACTTAGTGATACGGATTTAAAAggataaataagaaaataaggattcaaactgaataaaaagatacattgaaattaaaataagaacaaaaaagataagttgaaattgagtacaaagagaatcactctacttctacccaatttcttgacgcaacaagaaagggactcctcaacctaacttgtcaacgccatgGTTTGGAAATTGattcgaagggactcctcaaccttctaaccaattccccgatgcaacaagagagggactcctcaacctcaattgtccacaccatggtttcatcacgaaaccaaaaaaggtttaaaacctctaaatcattctattctccgactacaatagctaatgaggtatttataacctcttattaggttaaaacaaagaaaaccctaaagcccataaacataaggcccaatctagtaattaaataaacaaaaataaaaatacattaaataacatattctaaaaatataaactaaaatatcttctaaataactcttgaactcttcatatcacgaacatttgaagcacgtatcactTAGTTTACCTTTAATCTGCATACTGTCAAATTTTCAGTGTTCCCTAGTCTTTCTAGTAACAATGTTTTTACCTATCATGCATTGTTTTTTCCTTTCATTTCCTTTGTTCACACTAAAAGAGTAAAGACTCTTCACAAGGGATCATTTCAGCTTGCATAGCAAAACCATATCAACTCATAATAGGCAGGCATAATTATAAATTTCAAATAGTTTCTCATATCCCGAATTAACTTAATCggagtaataataataatgcaaaaaTAGACAAACGTCGTTTCCCCATATTGATGGGTCCAGCAACTAGCACTAAAGTGTAAAGAGGTGAAatttcgctttttttttttttttttctctcttagcTCATCTTTTTCTATATTAAGAAAGCATACAAACAGCAAGAAGAGAAGCCTCTATACACTTTTCAAAGAGTGTCAGAGATTGAGATTGAGATTGAGCCAAGAAGATGATGAAGCATTTAGTGTTAGTTATTCTTTTGGCCGTTTTGGTTCATGACCATGTTCATGATGGCACTACTACTGTGGAAGCTGCAGGGGATGGTTTTGTAAGAACAAGAGGCATCCACTTTGTGCTGAATGGGAAGCCTTTTTATGCAAATGGCTTCAATGCTTATTGGCTTATGTATGCAGCTTCAGATCCATCTCAGAGGTACAAGGTCTCTTCAGCATTCCATGAAGCAACAAGCCATGGCCTCACAGTTGCTAGAACTTGGGCTTTCAGCGATGGTGGTTATAGACCCTTACAATATGCTCCCGGATTCTACAATGAACAAATGTTTAAGGTAAAGTAGTGACCAGAAACCAAACAAGTTGAAAATTTTCCTTCTAATTGGTTCAGTACATTACATCTTGTGTTTGGCTTTGAAGGGGTTAGATTTTGTTATATATGAGGCTAGGAAGTATGGTATGAAGCTGATACTGAGTTTGGTGAACAACTATGAGAGCTTTGGAGGGAAGAAGCAGTATGTGAACTGGGCCAGAAGTAAAGGGCTGTACCTTACATCAGACGATGATTTCTTCAGGAGCCCTCTTGTTAAGGGTTACTATGCAAACCATGTCAAGGTGGTTGTTATGTCTTTGTGTTGGTTAAACTTGTATGTGCATGCTATCATGCTGAATTCCTCATTGtacttattttttgtttattctaATTTTACATTGGATTTGTGTGAATTATCTTGCACAGACTGTTCTTAACAGATACAACAGTTTTACCGGTATTCATTACAAGGATGATCCAACAATCATGGCCTGGGAACTCATGAATGAACCCAGGTGCACTTCAGATCCTTCAGGCAGGACTATTCAGGTcaaatactttttttctttttctcttttgacTTTGGCCTCATTGATAGGGCTTCTTCAAAAGTGAAATAACAAATCACGGGCCAATTTCATGGGAACTTGATGAGCTAACTACTTTGACTTTAATTCCGCTATTACAGGCTTGGATCACGGAAATGGCTTCCTTAGTGAAGTCCATAGACAGGAACCACTTATTGGAGGCTGGTCTTGAAGGCTTCTATGGTCAATCAACACcccaaaggaagagaatgaaCCCTGCTGGCTTCAATATTGGCACAGATTTCATTGCAAATAACCGCATCCCTGGCATTGACTTTGCAACCGTTCACTGTTACCCCGACCAATggtaactaactaaacaaaaacaTACAAGTTCATGAATCACATTACACTATCCACATAACTGTTTCATCTTTTTGTGCATGGAAAGGGTATCCAATTCGAATGAGCAGTATCAACTCTCATTCTTGAACAACTGGCTCAATGCTCACTTCATAGACGCGCAGTATGCTCTGAGGAAGCCAATACTTGTGGCAGAATTTGGAAAATCGTTCAAGGACTCAGGTTACAACACCTACCAAAGGGACCAGCTTTTCAGTACCGTGTTCTACAAGATATTGGCTTCCGCCAAGAGAGGAGGACCGGCAGCAGGAGCACTCTTCTGGCAGCTTCTCACGGAAGGAATGGAGTCATTCCAAGATGGTTATGGCATAATGCTGGGGCAGCGTTCTTCTACTGCAAACATGATTGCTCGGCAGAATCACAGGCTGTACCTTATTCGCAGGATTCTTGGGAGGCTTGCGAATATGCGGCGGTGGAAGAGGGCCAGGGGAAACAGAAGGTCTGGTGGAAATGGGGGTGGAAGTTCAAGAATGGAATTGCCTCAGTTA carries:
- the LOC107642903 gene encoding mannan endo-1,4-beta-mannosidase 7, producing MMKHLVLVILLAVLVHDHVHDGTTTVEAAGDGFVRTRGIHFVLNGKPFYANGFNAYWLMYAASDPSQRYKVSSAFHEATSHGLTVARTWAFSDGGYRPLQYAPGFYNEQMFKGLDFVIYEARKYGMKLILSLVNNYESFGGKKQYVNWARSKGLYLTSDDDFFRSPLVKGYYANHVKTVLNRYNSFTGIHYKDDPTIMAWELMNEPRCTSDPSGRTIQAWITEMASLVKSIDRNHLLEAGLEGFYGQSTPQRKRMNPAGFNIGTDFIANNRIPGIDFATVHCYPDQWVSNSNEQYQLSFLNNWLNAHFIDAQYALRKPILVAEFGKSFKDSGYNTYQRDQLFSTVFYKILASAKRGGPAAGALFWQLLTEGMESFQDGYGIMLGQRSSTANMIARQNHRLYLIRRILGRLANMRRWKRARGNRRSGGNGGGSSRMELPQLLN